CCGTTTGCCTATACTGTATGTCTGTCTAACCTTCATCTAGCCATTAAATCAGCCATCAATCATCTATCTGGCTGTATCCCTCTAAATGTTTAACTACATTAGTCAATATGCTATTCCATGCTTTTTCGGAACTATGTTAAGTCAGCACATTTGATAGCAgagggaaatgaatgaatgaaagaaacCTGTGCTTTTCTTGCacattactgtatgtatattttatatctGGTACCATCTAATAGCTTCTATTTTATCACGCTAGCACTGAATTCAAAATGCAGATCAAACACTTTGTCGAGGTTTATCAACATTTCAAGACTTTTTCATCAATATATTACTTTGTGTGTGAGCGAGTAATCTGACCTCTGACTTTTCCATACGGTTCTGAAGCTCCACTTGAGCCACGATCTCGTTCATGTTGGTCTCCAGGACCATGCCACCCATTACCACTTCTTGCAGGATGTAGTGGACCTGCGGCAGAGGGTGGGAGGAGAACCAAGCGTGACAACACATTGGTTTGTGGTGAGGAAACAGGAAGAAGCCAACAACTGCTGCCAATATTTGACACAGCAAACACAGTTTAGTCACTTTAATTGGAATCACATGTCTGGTAACGTTTCTTCACCAGATGCAGTAGTCACAAAAAGTTCGGGATATTCGGATGGTTAGCTTTCAAGTGAAATTTTGGATGAACATTGGCATATGATCAactgtttaatactttttagACAGCTTTCTATTCACTAAAAATCTATAGACTCAACCCCTGCACACTGGCAGTTTGGGATCATTAAATTCCCCtatttggacattttggagGGGACCCTATGTTGAAAAACTCATCTattctgtgtttttgtgctcaagCCAAAGCAGGAACAGTATTTATTGCTTTGGCAACATCTAGTAGCATCTTGGGGCCAAGAGATTGCTGAAGGGgggttgaggagcttcatttggacaaaagtagtcCTTTGCTAGTTTCTGCTATTACAGTACAATATAAACCTTTTCAAAGGGGACATCAGTTGTGGTTTTTCGCTATTTGTAGAAGGGCTGAGTCCCACACTCCTGTGAAAAATGAGGATTCGCTGTTCTCCGAACATTTTGTcagtactgtatacagtaccATCCCATTTGAGTGCAAAGAAGTACAACATATTTTCTACATCCATAAAAATGTATGGCGTTATGTGACACGTGGGAAATCTCGTTCTTATTTCACTTTCCCTGGTTTTCATTGTACCAgggaaatattttagaatacgCCAAACCTCACAACATCACGACCGCTTCCTACTAAGAAAATTCAATCACGAGCGATCCTTGATATGGCCTGAACTAGCCAAATACCTGGGTCCCTGAAGTGACTTCTCACATATCCAGTgggaaattaaacaaccaagtacACTGCAGTGAAACCCCAGGTATTCACGATTCACCTATCCAGTgggaaattaaacaaccaagtacACTGCAGTGAACCCCCAGGTATTCACGATTCATCATTCATGAGTAGGTGAATAGCTAACAAATGTGCGCTTTCTGCAATGCCTCAAGATGTCGCCCAACCGCCCTGCTCTTTTAAAGGTCCCATCTTGGCAGAGGTGAAAGAGTAGCTTGACAGAATAGAGTAGAGTGCTAGAATATTCCAGTTGAAGTGTGACAGGAAGGCAAAGGTGTCTCAATTCAGTCCGACTCTGTCACCATGCGCCCCAAGATTGCACtactcagagagagagagccccCTTCATTTTCTATAAATTTACTAATGAATGTGTTGGCCATTGGCAGGGATACATCAGTATATCTGCCATACTGAATCTATCAGTTCTGCTCGTACCAAACGGCAAACTCAAAGAACACCATGAGGTTATGAACGTTCCAAGTCACAGAGAGTGCACACGGAGTGAACTTCGCAATGTAGGCTTTGTTGTTATGTTGTGCGGATACTGTATCTACACAACTAAGTGTAATGCAAATTCCATGTTTGTGAGAAGAGTTGGGTGTGTATCTGTAATTGGATATATCAAACAAAACGTTTGTGCAGTGTTATGTAAGGGTCCAGCCAGTAAGTTCATTCTCtagttttgtattattttcgtTTTGCAAATGGTCTTGGTAAGGACTAACGGAAAGATCAatgttgggctttttttttactccgtGGATAATGCTGAAAACTAGTTGCCAAGTCCGCGGTGGAAGGCGGAAATTCCTTCTAAGTGGAAGTTCCACCTCCACAACTTCGATCATCCAGTCACAAATCTAATAGCATTTGTGCCTGACGTGGTAAAAGAAGTCcagaaatcattttattttcatcaaaaaGCACTAGCTACTGTATATAtgttatttattgaatttttgCATCTATTTAAGACAATGAATGGTTAATGTCAGTGTAATCAACTAAAAATAGTTGTCCTCATAGATATGAACAAGAGCTACGGCAGCCCAGATGACCACTTGGCTCCACGGCcaagacaaaaaccacactgctcctcctgaaatTTGATTTCTAGACCCCTAAATCAACCTCACCAGAGATGCTCAGGAGTATGATTTCCCGtagctgtatttatttttgtgtgtgttttactgtTTATACCATTAAAATTTAGActtgaaacaaaaagaaaaatgaggaaatgtttaaaacaatCAATTGACACCTCATAACTCCAAAACCTTCCAAGTTGGGGGAGTCATGAACATACCACCggtaattaagaaaaaaaaaaaaaaaagaatatggcaGTGCATCAAATACTGGAGGTTCATGGTCGTCCATAATCAATATTAAACTTATAAGACCTAATCTAATTAGTTTGCCGTTTTCTTTTTGAGAGAGTTTACCAGTTCCTTGTGTGCTCTTACCTTGTCCATGTGGAATATGAGGTCCAGTTCGCAGACATTCTCAAAGCATTTATCCAGCGTTTCCACAAACACCTGCACACAAGTGTCATACTAGGACAATCAGTCGAATACAAATGTTTCGACTGACactagtttaaaaaataattatagttATTCACAGACAAGGAGATCTCAGTTAGAAATGAAAAGCTGGACAACGAACGGATgaatcagaaaagaaaaagaaagtcagGTAACCTGGATAAGGTCCAGAATTCCAAGCTCACTCTCAGACGAGTCCACACAGAAGACAAAGTAGAGTGTGGCGTAGTGGCGGTAGATCAGCTTGTAGTCTGAGCCCCCGATGAGACTGGAAGACCACCAGAAACCTCAAACTTACTATGCAATACAGGGAACACCCCTCTAATCAtggttttcttttcacaaattcatcttttggcatttttttcctcctataAAACTAATCGTTGTCTGTTCACTAAAATATTCCCCTCTTTGCAAGCTCTTAGCatatttttgtgctctttctgtaATGCCCTGAACTGGCAAAAGACGCAAAAGCCTTGGCTAAAAGAAAGTAGTAATTAATGTCAACTGTGTgacctctttctttttttttttttttggcctgcgGAGGTTTTCGGTCAAGCCAAATGGAGAAACTGTATCCATTTtttgctggaacagttttactgtgtcacagggGAGTTTTTAAGATTTCTctgtggtttcttagtattACAATTGAAGTCAATTGGGATTAAGTGtcaatcagtcaaacagaacaatGTTTGTAGATGGAGgagagaaacaaagacaaagccctaattgtaaacaggatgagaaaggaaaatcattacatatctacaacaatGAAGCATTTAATATGGCAGTTGCATGAGGCTGTAGTGCTACACCCATTGAGGGAAGGACACAAGAAGAAGCACCTGGGACAAGGGTTGTGAACCTGACTGTAAAACAGTAGTGTGGTGAGATTGACTaagtgaattatagaagtctaTAAGTCAGGGGATACACAAGCAATTTGCGTATTCACAAGTTATTTGTTGAAATAAGTGAGTGgccccacacccagtgaaagagtcCAAGGGGTGTGAGCCTGTGGACAAATGCAATGAATTGACAGCATTTTGAGGACCCCACCTAATAAATCAAAGGGCAGGATTGGGGCCATGGTTCCACCCGAGAGCAACCCGGTGGATGGGACATGTACCACAGAGGAACCCGGGGCAGTCCACCGGCATGTGTCCCGGAAACTGGACATCCTGTGGGGGCCACTGGGACCAACTGATTGCTTGGctgattgattaattgattgatttaaaTTTGGGGGGTATTTCCCTTTAAAAACGTATATTCAAATTAAATGAGAATTCAATTTAGATAATCAAATAGAAGTGGAACAAGGTGAACTACGTATAGTACTTGGAAATCAGTTCACACTGAGGCAATTTGTCATGATCCCATTTCCCATTTTGTGCAGAGCCATGCATTGAAAGCCCCTCGGAATTAACAGTGTGAAGCACAATAGAAAACTTCTTGCTAGTGACGGTCAAATGACACCGAGCTTTGTGTCATTCTTCCTGAAGCGCAGTGACTTGAAACGCTGTGTCAGAGCTTGAATTAAAATACCAGGGTAATGCGGTCGATGGCGTCGAAGCTTCCAACATCATCGCTGTTTTGCTTCGttccttcaaaatgttttgaagctttttttaattggctCATAGTTTCTCAGTGTGTGACATTAACCCATCAGGGTTCAACGCATTCTAAAACAATGATAACCAACCAACAGATAATccttaaaataatttgcatttattCTTTGGGTTAATCTGGAATTTGTTTTACAGTATGAGGGAGAGCATccgtatatttttatttacatatgcTTATATGCATATTATATCTGTAGCAACACacaacaaatatatttgtaacatttatttcaatattaaaGGACAATAAGAACAGGTAAAAATTCATTATTTGCATTTGCTTGCTATTTAACgttgaattaaaaattaaaacagtgtcaCAGTACATTGACAATCatacccaggggcaatttagagtcaccaattaattttagtttagtttttggGATaaaagaaaccggagtacccacagaaaaccaatggaggcacggggagaacatgcaaactccacacaggcggggtcaggatttgaaccccggtcctcagaactgtaacgTTCTAACCAATTCACTATGCcaattattaaattttttttgtaatggggGCTGGGAAGTCTCACCATTGTTCAGTCCTCTGCAATTAGCAAAGATTTATTTCACTTCACACAACTTTTTGTTAATCTGGCTCCATCTGCCGGTTTAACGGTGCGACTGCGGTGACAACTTGCCTTCCACCCTCCAAGAAATTACAGACGTTGTCGTCTCGCTTTGACACCAAATGAAACGTCTCCCGAATGATCTGCTGCTGCATGTCTTCAGTCTGCAACAAAACGCAATACACTGTTTTATGTCTaatcatgaaagaaaaaaattataaaaaaatgagacaaataaAATTGCATTACTGAGATGAAAACATTGTCAAGTTATGgcagtatccatccattacggtttaaaaaaaaaaaatctgaaaaaaatttggaaaaaagtgaacttttgtaatatttgtattgttaatacaatgtcacaaaaaatgtaaagtatTGAGATGAgtgtaaagttatttttttcatttcataaaaacaagttttaaaatcaagaaaaataaagttggaatgtaaaacaaaaggttactttattattattgtcatgttatttagaataaaaatgtggactttgtggtcttaatgaatgaaaacactTCCAAAATTATGAGAAATtggtgaaaaaatacaacaaatgtaTAGAATAATTAAAATTGTAACTCTGTATCGaattgagatgaaaaaaatattgactaaAATCAATTAagagaaaaacataaaatgttaaaaagttatgttagataaagaaataaattgaatattttccaagatatactacattgtcaaaataaccGTCGTCAGGTGTTCCATTCACTTCCATGGCCACAGGTGAAATGGTAAAATAAGGGAACGAGGCAcgcaaactatttttaaaaaaacacttgtgaAAGAACTGGTCTTTCTTAGGAGCTCAGTGAATTCTAGCGTGCAACCCTGACAGGATGCCACCTTTTCAACAAATCTAGTTGTGTCATTTCATCGCTcctaaatacaaataataatgacaGAAACTCACCCACGAGAGGTAGGAACGTAAACTGTCAGCCTGAGGTCAGCGGATGTTGAGGCGCACACTGCAAAGAGGTGGCCAACTTTCTGCTGAGTCAGTTGCTACAGACCTCCAAACTTCATGTGGCCTTCAGATTAGCTCAAGACTTAACAGTGAGCAAAGGGCTTCGTGAAATGGGTTTCCATGCAAGAGCAAGTGGTTCCAAGCCATCCATCACCAAATACAATTCAGATGTAGATCCGGATGCAGAAGTCCAAAGCAGGCCACCCCTGGCCTCTAAAGCAATGGAGACGCATTCTCTAGAATCACGAATTCCACTCCTACATCTGGCTATGTGATGGATGAGTCTGGGTTTGGTGCTTGCCGGGAGAACAGTACTTGTCTGGCTGTGTTGTAAAAGGTGTATAGATTGTTTTGGGAATGGAGATGATGGTGTggtgttggggttttttttagaaGATGGTTTTAGACCCCCTAATTTCCAGTGAAAGGAACTTGGAATGCTCCAGCAGACCAACAGATTTGGATAATTCCATCTTCCCAACGTTGTGGAAAccgttaaccctaaccctacttgGCACCTTCTTCTTCCAACCTCTCAGCACCACTGCACAAACTaaggttgttgttgtagccaagtacagCGGTcattattccgtatcaaggtccagaaagtgagcctcATCGGCCGGGGCACCCCACAGGTGTTCCACTGTCAGCGTGGTCgttttttgagcacagttgaagagatgatgccTATTGTGGGGGGCAACgtcacacaatgggcatttatTGACGATGTTGTTGTCGAGTTGATCCTGATAGTTGTTGATCTTGTGACACCAGCCCAAACGGAGTCGCATCCAACATCactgtgtgacctcacaaatgcgcTTCTCAAAAATTCTCATAAACAGCCTCCTAAACCTTGTGGAGAGCCTTCCCAGAAAAGCTGAAGCTGTTACAGCTGCACAGGGTGAACAATGTCATACTGAACCATTTTGATGTTATTTTTAGTAAGTTCAGgagtgagtcaaggcaggtgaacGAAAACCTTTGGCAATAACCTAGGTGGATGTCAAAAttctgttgaaaagaaaaaaatatatatttatacacattTGGATGTGCACAGTCTTATACCGACCAGCAATCCAGTCAGAGCTAGAGATCACAATTCAATGAAACCAACAAAAtagcatcatctgcaaaaagctgAGACACAATGTCAAGGCAACCAAACTGGACCACCTAAACGCCCCAGGGCCAAGTTGTACCAATAAAATCTGTCCATTAAGGTTACAAAGTCGGTGGCAAAGAACAGCCGTTACGGAGCCTAAACTTACCTAAATCAATCCGACTTACTATCAGCAATGTGaaacaaactctgacaccactGATCAGCCTTAAAGAAaggtccacaaaaaaaaaaaaaaaaaacacacgcagaACGATTGGGAGAAGTACCATGATCCCTCCAGTACCATGCTGAAGATGTAAAGcgagtccactgttccacggtaAGGATGAAATCCTCACTGCGCCTCCTGAATCCGAatcttgcttaaaaaaaaaacgtgaacacTCGAAAAGGCAAACACAAAAACGACATAACCAcgaatattgcatgttttggtagCACATCATTAACACCAAAACGTGTTTCCGACCTTAGTGGATGAAATTAAACAGCAGCACATGCTTAGAAGAAACAACGAAGACACGACTGTCAGATTTCGTGGGATTagtaagaaataaataaataaaaccaatgTCGCATCTAAGTAATACTCACAAAATATTGATAAAATCTGATGAGCCGCGGCTTTCCATGgttattaaatattaatatagCTTTAATCATATTCAGTAGTATGTAAACTGCAATACCGTTCTAAACAGAAATGTAAACGACAGAGATTACTGAAACTAAACAAGGAAGTTTTTAAATGATCACTTCCGAGATTAAGGTCCTCGGTTTTAAAAGTCTGCTAGAACCAAAAACGCGTCATGTTCTGTTCCGTCGTGTACCCGTGCTTTGTCGAGATACACGGGGGGAGAAAAACTGTTCATTAATTGAGAATACAAAGAGACAATAATTTACGCAGTTGTTcgaataatatttttattttcattagacatgtttaatttttttcctctcatattTCCAGTACCTAGGTACCCGCTTTTAAGAGTCGACAAGAAACAAAGACGTGGAAAACAAATTTCcgggtttgtttttgtgctttgccAGTTCACCAATAGAGGACGCTCATTATTAGCGTGTCAATGCTTCACTGACTATTCCTACAAATAGTAGTCTTAAACTATATATCGTAAAGTGTGGGCGGAATTGAGCTACACCCTTTTAAAATAAACTCATctaaggaagaaaggaaggaaggtagaaatgaaggaagaatggaagcTAGGACGGAATCAAGACGGGAAGAAACAAATGTCacaggaaaggaaagaagaaaaaaggaaggTAACATTTAGGCAGAGTACAGAAGGGATCAAAAATAAATGGTAGTGGAATGGAATGTAAGGAATGTCAAAAAGTAGTAAGGCAGGATGGAATGAAGTGAGGGAGAGAGGATGGATGCAAGGCAGGAAAATTAACAAATACTGCAAGACAATAATATTAAAACGTGCATACTGTATTAAGTGACACCAAACACACAAGAAGCCACTTACGCCAGCGGACTCGTACTTTTATGTCCAGAACCTACCTACGGACATTGTTCTGTGACTCTTACAATCCATCCTCCCCTCCCTGCTGAACAAGACCTCTTTCGGCGTCACACAGTTCCTCCAAAAGGACACACATTTTCAGGTAAACTATGAATCAACCAGATTTCCTAGGGTGAACCCAGATAACTGCAAGGCCACATTTACCTCTTCCTCTGTACCTTTCCTTGCAGTAATAAGCACCCGGTACTATAGACACTTGCAGACATTTTTCTGTCGTTTCGGGATCCATCCTTTTAGCCCTCATGAACAAGAGCGGAGATAcggtgacgaaaataagtatttgaacaccctgctagattgcaagttctcccacttagaaatcatggagggggctgaaattttaatcggaggtgcatgtccactgtgagagagataatctaaatagaaaaatcccgaaatcacaatgtatgatttttttaacaacttatttgtgtgctacagctgcaaatgagtatttgagcacctgagaaaaacaatgttaatatttggtacagtagcctttgtttacaatacagaggtcaaacatttcctgtagttgttcaccaggtttgcacacactgcaggatggattttggcccactcctccacacagatcttttctagacaggtttctgggctgtcgctgagaaacatggattTTCACCTCCCTcctaagattttctattgggtttaggtctggagactgcttaggccacgccagaaccttgatatgcttctcacgaagccactccttggttttcatggctgtgtggttcaggtcatcgtcatgttgaaagacccaaccacgacccatcttcaatgctctgacagagggaaagaggttgttccccaaaatctcacaatacatggccgcggtcatcctctacttaatacagtgcagttgtcctgtaccatgtgcagaaaaacaccacaaagcatgatgctacctcccccatgcttcacagtagggatggtgttcttggggtggaactcatcattcatcttcctccaaacatggttagcggaattatgaccaaaaaattccattttggtctcatctgatcacaaaacaggggaacctttcatgccatgcatgatttcaaaccatgacgtcttagtgtattaccaacggtcaccttgtaaacggtggtcccagctcttttcaggtcattgactaagtcctgtcgtgtagtcctggtttGACTCCTCACCTTCCAAAggttcattgagaccccacaaggttatatcttgcatgtgcatggggctccactctgactgaaattgaccgtcatgtttagcatcttccattttccaatgatttctccaacagtttcctccaggcactccggtttcctcccacattccaaaaacatgcaacattaattggacactctaaattgccccaagttgttattgtgagtgcggctgtttgtctcgatgtgccctgtggttggctggcaaccagttcagggtctaccccgcctcctgcccgttgacaactgggataagctccagcactccccgcgaccctcgtgaggataagcgatgaagaaaatggatggatgctccaacagtggaccttttttcaccaagttgcttggcaatttctccgtagccctttctagccgtgtggagttttgcctctggtgtctttggacagctctttggtcttggccatgttacaagtttgagtcttactaattgtatggggtggacaggtgtctttatgcagctaacgacctcacacaggtgcatctgattcaggataatacattgagtggaggtggacttttaaaggcggactaagaggcctttgagggtcagaattctagctgatagactggtgtttaaatacttatttgcagctgtatcacacaaataaattgttaaaaaaatcatacattgtgatttctggatttttctttttagattatctctctcacagtggacatgcacctactatgaaaatttcaaacccctccatgatttctaagtgggagaacttgcaaaataccagagtgttcaaatacttactttcttcactgtacctgaaCCCCACTTGAGACAGGACGAtagtttgtggtcaaacttGTGAGGCTGAGCAAGTGTCAAATACTGCCATATATTTGAGTTTTTGGGCTTAAACTGAGACAGTGACATCCCAACTATTTTACTTAAGTCCagcctcatttttattttaccagtatttatttttttctctcgctGTCATTGCAAAAGCGTTTGGTTTACTCAGTGggaatttaagcaaataattcCAAAAAAGTGGGACAGGGGGTGAAATTCCAGGATATTCTACCTGGATTCTATTCCAGACTTCTCTGTCAATGTCGGTgtttggtctctatgtgccaagCAGTCTTGGAAACTTCATTGCCTCATTTCCTaacattttgtcaaatattATGGATATGGATAATATTAAGGTGCATGGGATTTACCTGTCGTACTCAAAACCCATATTTTACGTAAGACTGCTGATATTGTCTCTTAactgcatctttttttccaagtttgtcTTCTTTCTTATCTTTTGCCCTTTACCCCTTTCCCCAAAAAAGCTATCAAAAGATGTTacttttttactcatttttgctAACTTGCGGACTTATTTTTTGCTACTCTATGACATGACCAAGACGGGTAATTGGATGTGTACAGAGGCACAGGTGGGTGCACCtgatttccaaaataaaacatctttcaGACTGATGATCAATCAGTTTTTGGTTTAGTCTCTCTAGAATACCATAATATTACCAACTGACCAGTCCATGGTCTGGTGGTTTCGGGGTCACTGGTGGAAGGTAGAGTCTACCGGCACCCCCATACTGCACACAAGCTCACCTCTTGTTAAGAACCAGGATACGAGACATTGTGGATCCTTGTGCAATCCAAAAAGGCCTCTGTCAGAAACCTGGTTTGTTGTCTGCATATAATCTATTATCCTCCTCGCCACCAGAAAAATTCCCTTCCTCCCACATGAGCACGACAGAAAACAAACAGATGCTC
The DNA window shown above is from Syngnathoides biaculeatus isolate LvHL_M chromosome 3, ASM1980259v1, whole genome shotgun sequence and carries:
- the ap3s2 gene encoding AP-3 complex subunit sigma-2, with protein sequence MIKAILIFNNHGKPRLIRFYQYFTEDMQQQIIRETFHLVSKRDDNVCNFLEGGSLIGGSDYKLIYRHYATLYFVFCVDSSESELGILDLIQVFVETLDKCFENVCELDLIFHMDKVHYILQEVVMGGMVLETNMNEIVAQVELQNRMEKSEGGLSAAPARAVSAVKNMNLPEIPRNINIGDINIKVPSLSPF